The following are from one region of the Alicyclobacillus fastidiosus genome:
- a CDS encoding FUSC family protein, producing the protein MRSLNTLTARDMSQLLLLAGIRNAIGVVIPLVIGLLTHHTLSGVGISVGALVTGFAGMSGTARRRTRTMLLATVWMGVATLIGAMAGNIAWLIIMTVMLSGFIAGMMIAVSAEAGQVGLLSTNALILISTYPQDPVHSLYRAGFVVAGGVLQTSLMILSDVLTKQSAESRAVSNMYRSISKYAAEHTRKADIQVATAMLDAEAALSDSYMKRPTYRQLRAFMNTAEQIRMYVVALTRIAKQQDNHPQDEQTNGMPEILTKISILLEQIALILERPTQVQNISNLDVTPLNMLAQTLERETGRASAEAILHVRAISAAVADLQLALASDSVSIQVGTPSDFKRSPAWSPLRKTFRSLVANFTLRSTTFRHAIRVSCTLAIALIISRMLALPHGYWLPLTTVIILKPDFTATFSRGIARILGTVIGIFIATLLIGIAGRSPLAGIVLIVLYACAMYTVVNFNYALFTCALTGEIVVLLSFFQQTPPFVAMTARLAATVLGSCLAFMAYILWPSWQNRNLHVVMADLIRAQRAYFLAILSVCRQTGEHQQLQMKRQAARLARTNAVAAVHQSLNEPVKYTQDPYAILGMLTALHRFSDILLSLEAHFLEVEFELSSSALNQSAKYIEHALHVVEFVVRHHDIEMDAESIKRVLIHPESGLRVQSPSFTETTFARLESIIRTMLRMLPLSPLSRASSDTKP; encoded by the coding sequence TTGAGAAGCCTCAACACGCTCACGGCGAGAGACATGAGCCAACTTTTACTACTTGCTGGCATCCGGAATGCCATTGGGGTCGTGATCCCACTTGTCATCGGTTTGCTGACCCACCACACCCTGTCCGGTGTTGGCATCTCCGTTGGTGCATTAGTCACCGGGTTCGCGGGTATGAGTGGAACCGCGCGAAGGCGGACAAGAACGATGCTTTTGGCGACGGTCTGGATGGGGGTTGCCACGCTTATCGGTGCGATGGCGGGGAACATCGCCTGGCTTATCATCATGACGGTCATGCTCAGCGGGTTTATCGCAGGTATGATGATCGCAGTCAGCGCCGAAGCAGGCCAAGTAGGGTTACTTTCCACAAACGCCCTCATCCTCATTTCCACCTACCCCCAGGATCCCGTTCACTCCCTGTATCGAGCAGGATTTGTCGTAGCCGGTGGCGTCTTGCAGACCTCGCTGATGATCCTCTCGGACGTCTTGACCAAGCAAAGCGCTGAATCACGCGCTGTGTCGAATATGTATAGGTCCATATCCAAGTACGCGGCCGAACACACGCGAAAGGCGGATATACAGGTCGCAACAGCGATGCTCGACGCCGAGGCGGCCTTGAGTGACTCGTATATGAAGCGGCCAACGTATCGCCAGCTTCGCGCCTTCATGAACACTGCAGAGCAGATTCGGATGTATGTCGTCGCGCTTACGAGGATTGCAAAACAACAGGACAACCATCCGCAGGACGAACAGACAAATGGCATGCCAGAAATCCTGACAAAGATTTCAATCCTCTTAGAGCAGATCGCCCTCATCCTCGAGCGTCCAACTCAGGTGCAGAACATATCCAATTTGGATGTAACGCCCTTGAACATGCTGGCACAAACGCTCGAGCGCGAAACCGGACGGGCGTCCGCGGAGGCCATATTGCATGTTCGCGCCATCAGCGCGGCGGTCGCAGATCTTCAACTTGCGCTGGCCTCCGATAGCGTGTCGATACAGGTTGGCACCCCATCCGACTTCAAACGCTCACCTGCGTGGTCGCCACTGCGAAAAACATTCAGATCTCTGGTCGCAAATTTCACACTGCGCTCGACGACGTTTCGCCATGCTATTCGAGTCTCCTGCACGTTGGCCATCGCGTTGATCATCTCCCGTATGCTCGCGCTGCCGCACGGTTACTGGTTGCCGCTCACCACCGTAATCATTCTGAAGCCGGATTTTACGGCTACATTTTCGCGTGGAATTGCGAGAATACTTGGCACCGTCATCGGCATCTTTATTGCCACGTTGCTCATTGGCATTGCAGGTCGGAGCCCTTTGGCGGGAATTGTGCTCATCGTTCTCTACGCCTGCGCGATGTACACAGTCGTAAACTTCAACTATGCGCTGTTCACCTGTGCCTTGACCGGGGAAATCGTCGTTCTGTTGTCATTTTTTCAGCAAACACCTCCGTTCGTGGCGATGACAGCCCGATTGGCAGCTACTGTGCTTGGAAGCTGTCTGGCCTTTATGGCGTATATCCTCTGGCCTTCGTGGCAGAATCGAAACCTCCACGTGGTGATGGCCGATTTAATTCGAGCGCAACGTGCGTATTTTCTGGCCATTTTGTCCGTATGCCGTCAGACCGGCGAGCATCAACAGCTACAGATGAAAAGACAGGCGGCGCGCTTAGCGCGCACGAACGCAGTCGCCGCCGTTCACCAATCCTTGAACGAACCAGTAAAATATACTCAGGATCCTTACGCCATTTTAGGGATGTTGACAGCGCTGCACCGCTTTTCCGATATTCTGCTGTCATTGGAAGCGCACTTCCTGGAAGTGGAGTTTGAGTTGTCTTCGAGCGCTCTGAACCAATCCGCCAAGTACATTGAACATGCTCTTCACGTGGTAGAATTTGTCGTGCGCCACCATGACATCGAAATGGATGCAGAGAGCATCAAACGAGTTCTAATTCATCCAGAATCGGGTTTACGTGTGCAAAGCCCAAGCTTTACAGAAACGACCTTCGCTCGTCTAGAATCGATCATCCGCACTATGTTAAGAATGCTGCCATTAAGTCCTCTTTCCCGTGCAAGTAGTGATACCAAACCCTAG
- a CDS encoding cold-shock protein, with the protein MQQGTVKWFNGEKGFGFIEVEGGDDVFVHFSAIQTNGFRTLDEGQRVEFDIVEGPKGPQAANVVKL; encoded by the coding sequence TTGCAACAGGGTACAGTTAAATGGTTCAACGGTGAAAAAGGCTTTGGCTTTATTGAAGTTGAAGGTGGAGACGACGTGTTCGTACACTTCAGCGCAATTCAAACCAACGGATTCAGAACACTTGACGAAGGTCAACGCGTGGAATTCGACATCGTTGAGGGACCAAAGGGTCCACAAGCAGCGAACGTCGTTAAACTCTAA
- a CDS encoding WD40 repeat domain-containing protein, translating into MPKHRFQIALATASTAAIGTLLSGCGSQPQQTGPKPPATVPKETLTAAANDSAYAYISGQWVYLPPSTTNNVPSDPFHDLDFSTNGTPTATTIGSDGNMFDGNQSSLWEYDKGWQSVSINGDTSIGVHAWSPANVLYAAADDGQTVGLWYSSKGHWHLVKGSSSLGYIESVQWSPAGVLTVTSEVSDGSTAVSQFTGGQWKHLNDAHVPFAADTLQVSWSPKGVLTVATSQHGVWQYANGVWSQPGGKSPIDTVSQVGWSPQDELVISGNSSQSRGLWALENGTWTSLGSSTAASPTHGILKFGWSPSGTLTVSDSTTDHIYQLTSGKWVTIWDKTSSTDRDASAPSFQWSPTGTLTCDGGDLGGLWQYQNGKWVQIGGDQSPFKNITSVIYGWSK; encoded by the coding sequence ATGCCGAAACATAGATTTCAAATCGCATTGGCCACAGCGTCGACAGCCGCTATCGGCACGCTGCTTTCCGGCTGCGGAAGTCAACCGCAGCAAACCGGGCCAAAGCCCCCTGCTACCGTTCCAAAGGAAACCTTGACGGCTGCTGCCAACGATTCGGCATACGCATATATCTCTGGACAGTGGGTCTACCTGCCACCGAGCACAACGAACAATGTGCCCTCTGATCCATTCCACGATTTAGATTTTTCCACGAACGGAACTCCGACGGCCACCACCATCGGCAGTGACGGGAATATGTTCGATGGCAATCAATCGTCGCTGTGGGAGTACGACAAAGGTTGGCAATCTGTATCGATCAACGGAGACACCAGCATTGGCGTGCACGCATGGTCGCCGGCCAATGTCCTGTACGCCGCAGCCGACGACGGTCAGACGGTCGGGCTTTGGTACTCGTCTAAGGGGCATTGGCACCTCGTTAAGGGGAGTTCATCTCTCGGGTACATTGAGTCCGTCCAATGGTCTCCTGCGGGGGTGCTCACCGTGACATCGGAGGTTTCCGACGGATCGACGGCCGTTTCGCAGTTTACAGGTGGACAGTGGAAACACCTGAATGATGCACATGTCCCCTTTGCTGCCGACACATTACAAGTCTCGTGGTCGCCAAAAGGCGTCTTGACGGTCGCTACGAGTCAGCATGGTGTCTGGCAGTACGCCAACGGAGTGTGGAGTCAACCTGGTGGAAAGAGCCCGATCGATACGGTCTCGCAAGTGGGATGGTCCCCACAAGATGAGCTCGTAATTTCGGGAAACAGCAGTCAATCCCGGGGACTGTGGGCCTTGGAAAATGGCACCTGGACGAGCCTGGGCAGTTCGACGGCTGCTAGTCCTACCCACGGCATTCTGAAATTCGGATGGTCTCCCAGCGGTACACTGACCGTAAGTGATTCGACGACAGATCACATCTACCAGCTGACTTCTGGCAAATGGGTGACCATTTGGGACAAGACTTCGTCAACCGACCGCGACGCAAGTGCCCCGTCGTTTCAATGGTCGCCAACTGGCACGTTGACGTGCGACGGCGGCGACTTGGGCGGGCTTTGGCAGTACCAGAACGGCAAATGGGTTCAAATCGGTGGCGATCAATCGCCGTTTAAAAATATAACGTCCGTGATTTACGGATGGTCGAAATAG
- a CDS encoding HDIG domain-containing protein — protein MKTREEALALLKEFTKSESLLRHAYAVEASCRAYARKYGEDEEKWGIAGLLHDFDYELHPTPQEHTIVGARILEERGYPEEVIYAIRAHADYNHLERNTLFSKIVFACDEISGFVMAVAMVRPTKNIALVEVKSVKKKLKDKAFARGVNRDDVYRGAEELQVDLDEHIAFIIAALTEIAPVLGLDGTPVNDR, from the coding sequence ATGAAGACACGTGAAGAGGCGTTGGCACTTCTCAAAGAGTTTACCAAGTCGGAGTCCTTGCTTCGGCATGCGTACGCCGTGGAGGCTTCATGTCGCGCTTATGCGCGAAAGTACGGGGAGGACGAAGAGAAATGGGGCATAGCGGGGCTATTGCACGATTTCGACTACGAGCTGCATCCGACTCCGCAAGAGCACACCATCGTAGGTGCGCGGATTCTCGAGGAACGAGGATATCCGGAGGAAGTCATTTACGCGATTCGCGCTCATGCAGACTACAATCACCTCGAACGGAACACGCTGTTCAGCAAGATCGTTTTTGCGTGTGACGAAATTTCGGGGTTTGTCATGGCTGTGGCAATGGTTCGGCCTACGAAGAATATCGCTCTGGTCGAAGTGAAGAGCGTGAAGAAAAAACTCAAGGACAAGGCGTTCGCCCGCGGCGTCAACCGCGATGACGTCTATCGCGGAGCCGAGGAACTGCAGGTAGATCTCGACGAGCACATCGCATTTATCATCGCGGCGTTGACCGAGATCGCACCAGTGCTTGGACTTGACGGTACACCGGTGAATGATCGCTAG
- a CDS encoding Dabb family protein encodes MVEHMVIFKFGPETTDEQLDECVRRASALQHEIPGILDFVAGRDFSGRNQGFQVGLTARFEDRAALANYTPHPKHQEFVQFTVDIGRQDIIVLDYDI; translated from the coding sequence ATGGTTGAGCACATGGTAATATTCAAATTCGGTCCCGAGACGACGGACGAGCAACTCGATGAATGCGTGCGCAGGGCGTCCGCGCTCCAACATGAAATACCTGGGATTCTTGATTTCGTAGCGGGCCGCGATTTCTCCGGTCGGAATCAGGGCTTTCAAGTCGGCTTGACGGCTCGATTTGAAGACCGTGCAGCGCTTGCGAATTACACCCCTCATCCGAAACATCAGGAATTTGTCCAATTCACGGTGGACATTGGCCGCCAGGACATCATTGTCCTCGATTACGACATTTGA
- a CDS encoding G1 family endopeptidase, translated as MKKRYITTNVAVLAILSVSAIPATAMASVTTYTHPGTAITNLPSSPVTSANHTDYTHPDVVISNAPRQPLTPNSSLAPNAKGVLNYGWSASNWSGYAVTGSTYNDITGDWVVPTVSATSKSTYSSTWIGIDGFNNSDLIQTGTEQDYVNGKAQYDAWWEILPAAETVITTMAVYPGDHMTAHIHNNGNGTWTITLNDTTRNETFSTTKSYSGPGTSAEWIQEAPEINGKIATLAHYGETTFDPDTVNGVNPGLTSSESGYMVQNNVTVSVPSNPDSDTDGFNVEYGSTQPAPPQS; from the coding sequence ATGAAGAAGCGGTACATCACCACGAATGTAGCGGTATTGGCGATTCTGAGTGTATCCGCCATCCCGGCAACCGCGATGGCATCTGTCACGACCTACACTCATCCAGGAACGGCCATTACGAATCTTCCCAGCAGTCCTGTGACTTCGGCGAACCACACCGATTACACCCATCCCGATGTGGTAATCAGCAATGCGCCAAGGCAACCGCTCACACCGAATTCCTCGTTAGCTCCGAATGCCAAGGGTGTGCTCAACTACGGATGGTCGGCCTCGAATTGGTCGGGTTATGCAGTGACAGGCAGCACATACAACGACATCACTGGCGATTGGGTGGTCCCAACGGTGTCCGCCACTAGTAAGAGTACTTATTCTTCAACTTGGATTGGGATAGACGGCTTCAACAACAGCGACTTGATTCAGACAGGAACGGAACAGGACTACGTCAATGGAAAAGCTCAGTACGACGCCTGGTGGGAGATACTCCCAGCGGCCGAGACCGTGATCACGACGATGGCTGTCTACCCTGGAGATCACATGACTGCGCATATCCACAATAATGGCAATGGCACATGGACCATCACACTGAACGATACGACGAGGAATGAGACCTTCTCAACCACGAAGTCTTACTCTGGTCCGGGCACTTCGGCTGAATGGATCCAAGAAGCACCTGAAATTAACGGTAAAATTGCTACGCTCGCGCATTACGGGGAAACGACGTTTGATCCAGATACGGTGAATGGCGTGAATCCAGGACTTACGTCCTCAGAAAGTGGATATATGGTGCAAAATAACGTGACGGTGTCCGTGCCGTCGAATCCTGATTCAGATACGGATGGATTCAACGTGGAGTACGGTTCGACGCAACCTGCACCTCCGCAATCTTAA
- a CDS encoding lipoate--protein ligase — protein sequence MLYINNGGITDASLNLAIEEYAVMNLDIDETYLLFYTNAPSIIIGKNQNTFEEINLDYVRKNDIRVVRRLSGGGAVYHDLGNLNFSFITKNDGDSFRNFRRFTEPMVQALQSMGVNAELTGRNDLQIGDKKISGNAQFTTRGRMFSHGTLMFDVNLDDVAKALQVKPDKIESKGIKSVRSRVANIRDYLREDMTLDQFRMALLHTIFPESHTPEYRLTQADWENIHRISNERYRSWDWNFGKSPEFNKQVSRRFPIGSIDIRMTIKNGVIEACKIYGDFFGIGEILDVENRLIGCRYDYDEIRAAMSDVNIQDYFGKIDLEDFLSLF from the coding sequence ATGCTGTATATCAACAATGGCGGGATTACCGATGCTTCGTTGAATTTAGCGATCGAGGAGTACGCGGTTATGAATCTCGATATTGACGAGACATATTTGCTATTCTACACGAATGCTCCATCCATCATCATCGGCAAGAACCAAAATACATTCGAGGAAATCAACCTCGACTACGTTCGGAAGAACGACATCCGCGTCGTCCGTCGTTTATCCGGAGGCGGTGCGGTATATCACGACTTAGGCAATCTCAACTTCAGTTTCATCACAAAGAACGACGGTGACAGCTTTCGCAATTTCCGTCGATTTACAGAACCAATGGTACAAGCGTTGCAGTCTATGGGTGTGAATGCCGAGTTGACCGGCCGCAACGATTTGCAGATCGGCGATAAAAAAATCTCGGGGAACGCCCAGTTTACCACGCGCGGGCGCATGTTCAGTCACGGCACGTTGATGTTTGACGTCAACCTGGACGATGTCGCAAAGGCATTACAGGTCAAGCCAGACAAAATCGAATCAAAGGGGATCAAGTCGGTCCGTAGCCGCGTTGCAAACATCCGTGATTACTTGCGGGAAGACATGACGCTCGATCAATTTCGCATGGCCCTGTTACACACGATATTCCCTGAGTCACACACACCTGAATACCGACTGACGCAGGCGGATTGGGAAAATATCCATCGGATTTCAAACGAGCGATATCGCAGTTGGGACTGGAACTTCGGGAAATCTCCTGAGTTCAACAAACAAGTCTCAAGGCGATTTCCTATCGGTTCCATTGATATTCGAATGACAATCAAGAACGGCGTGATCGAAGCGTGTAAAATCTATGGCGACTTTTTCGGTATTGGAGAAATTCTGGACGTCGAAAATCGGCTCATCGGATGTCGCTACGACTACGACGAAATTCGAGCTGCGATGAGCGATGTAAACATCCAGGACTACTTTGGAAAAATTGATCTAGAAGACTTCCTCAGCCTTTTCTAA
- a CDS encoding YitT family protein: MTEPNVAQFNHPHHKRTAIIKLFQRTMFMLLGAILAAVGLEIFLVPNNIIDGGITGISIILAHVTGLKLGIFLFLLNVPFLLFGYKQNGKTFALSTLFSIVVLSIASTLLIPVPGITNDPLLAAVFGGIIVGIGVGLIIRNGGTSDGTEVIAVLISKKSPWSVGQVVMFFNLFILGGAGFVFGWNHAMYSLIAYFIAFKMIDVTINGFEETKSIWIISDQYREIGDAMLSRLGRGVTYLQGEGAFTGDEKKVVFSVISRLEEAKLKTLVEEIDSNAFLAIGSVAEVRGGRFKKQNIH; encoded by the coding sequence ATGACAGAACCGAATGTCGCTCAATTCAACCACCCTCATCACAAGAGAACAGCGATCATCAAGCTCTTTCAGAGGACAATGTTCATGTTGCTCGGCGCGATTCTCGCCGCCGTTGGACTGGAGATCTTCCTTGTCCCGAACAACATCATTGACGGTGGGATCACTGGTATTTCCATCATCTTGGCCCATGTGACCGGATTGAAACTCGGCATCTTCCTCTTTTTGTTAAATGTCCCGTTCCTACTTTTTGGATACAAGCAAAATGGCAAGACGTTTGCGCTCTCAACCCTATTTTCCATCGTCGTTTTATCAATTGCCTCAACGTTGCTCATCCCCGTCCCGGGTATCACGAACGATCCTCTGCTCGCTGCCGTATTTGGCGGAATTATCGTTGGCATAGGCGTCGGGCTAATCATCCGCAACGGTGGAACATCCGACGGTACGGAAGTCATCGCCGTGCTGATCAGCAAAAAGTCCCCTTGGTCCGTTGGTCAAGTAGTCATGTTTTTCAACCTCTTCATCTTGGGCGGTGCCGGGTTCGTGTTCGGTTGGAATCACGCCATGTATTCTCTCATCGCGTATTTTATCGCGTTTAAGATGATCGACGTCACTATTAACGGATTTGAAGAAACAAAGTCCATCTGGATTATCAGCGATCAATATCGCGAGATTGGCGATGCGATGCTGAGTCGCTTGGGGCGTGGCGTAACCTACCTCCAAGGCGAGGGTGCGTTCACGGGCGATGAAAAAAAGGTGGTATTCTCCGTGATATCGCGCCTTGAAGAGGCCAAACTCAAGACACTCGTCGAAGAAATCGACTCAAATGCTTTTCTTGCGATCGGCTCGGTCGCGGAAGTCCGCGGAGGCCGATTCAAGAAGCAAAACATCCATTGA
- a CDS encoding acyl-CoA thioesterase, which translates to MNGERYVKESRTFKASHVLPPDTNNHNTLFGGKLMAHIDDVAALSAMKHARGPVVTASTDSVDFLQPVRVDYEVSLEAFVTWTHNTSMEVFVKIVGEDLHTGERTVCATSFLTFVAIGSDGRPTQVPKVIPETEEERFLHQGAPERAEARKARRIRNKQLADLLGTRRPWEASGATPGTERHLNRTNPQSKD; encoded by the coding sequence ATGAACGGAGAGCGTTACGTTAAGGAGTCGCGAACATTTAAGGCAAGTCATGTCTTACCACCTGATACGAACAATCACAACACGCTCTTTGGTGGAAAGTTGATGGCTCACATCGACGACGTTGCAGCGCTGTCGGCGATGAAACACGCGAGGGGACCTGTCGTGACCGCGTCGACCGACTCAGTTGACTTCCTGCAGCCGGTTAGAGTGGATTATGAAGTTTCCCTCGAAGCATTTGTCACATGGACACACAACACCTCCATGGAGGTATTTGTTAAAATCGTGGGCGAGGACCTCCACACGGGCGAACGAACCGTTTGCGCGACTTCCTTTTTGACATTCGTAGCAATCGGGTCAGATGGAAGACCCACGCAAGTTCCAAAGGTGATCCCAGAGACGGAAGAGGAGCGATTTCTCCATCAAGGTGCACCTGAACGAGCTGAAGCGCGCAAGGCGAGACGCATTCGCAACAAACAGCTAGCCGATTTACTTGGGACTCGACGTCCCTGGGAGGCATCAGGAGCAACACCCGGGACAGAACGTCACCTGAACAGAACAAATCCCCAGTCGAAAGACTGA
- a CDS encoding DUF5684 domain-containing protein, protein MPVLDCVFGVVGYVLTGIAFFRLSKLAGREDIAWFAWVPILSAILQLRLIHKSGWWILMYLVPIANIVFAIIWQVKLLHAYGKHGAWVLFAIFLNIVYYIMWVVWAYSDNTKYQLR, encoded by the coding sequence GTGCCTGTATTGGATTGTGTCTTTGGGGTCGTTGGCTACGTGCTTACTGGCATCGCCTTTTTTCGGTTGAGTAAATTGGCGGGCCGTGAGGATATTGCATGGTTTGCTTGGGTACCGATTCTCTCCGCTATCCTCCAACTTCGACTGATTCATAAAAGTGGTTGGTGGATTCTGATGTATCTTGTACCGATTGCAAACATCGTATTCGCGATTATTTGGCAGGTGAAACTGCTGCATGCGTATGGGAAACATGGCGCGTGGGTCCTTTTCGCCATCTTTCTAAATATCGTTTACTATATCATGTGGGTCGTTTGGGCCTACTCCGACAACACCAAATACCAGTTGCGATGA
- a CDS encoding GNAT family N-acetyltransferase has product MTMRIRDSVMDDIPCLLEIYNHSVRNSAATFDLEEQTLAQRMEWFSHYGGQYPLIVAQVEDQVVGYASLSKFREKPAYQYTAECSVYIDDRFHGKGIGRALMNELLARAGQLGHHCIVAGITDGNEASMRLHESLGFQYVGCFREVGFKFQQWQHVHYYQYLVR; this is encoded by the coding sequence ATGACAATGCGAATCCGCGATTCAGTCATGGACGATATACCGTGCTTGTTGGAAATATACAATCATTCAGTCAGAAACTCCGCTGCAACATTCGATTTGGAAGAGCAGACCTTGGCGCAGCGAATGGAGTGGTTCTCCCATTACGGCGGGCAATATCCACTCATCGTAGCACAAGTCGAAGATCAAGTAGTCGGGTATGCGTCGTTGTCAAAGTTCCGAGAAAAGCCGGCTTATCAATATACGGCCGAATGCTCGGTGTATATAGACGACAGGTTTCACGGCAAGGGGATCGGAAGAGCGCTGATGAACGAACTATTGGCTCGCGCGGGCCAACTTGGCCATCACTGCATCGTGGCTGGGATCACGGATGGCAACGAAGCGAGTATGAGGCTGCACGAGTCACTCGGATTTCAGTATGTCGGTTGCTTTCGAGAAGTTGGGTTCAAGTTTCAACAATGGCAGCACGTACACTACTACCAATACTTGGTCAGGTAA
- a CDS encoding methyl-accepting chemotaxis protein, with product MSNETEILYFRPGETIHVGHVGYVLQPGDGLYEAVHQNAEQSGIIAEEVVGTAFKTMTVPIRDHSGKAIGAVGMATSLDKQNRVLGIAENLVESFKQISASIEHVSNETGRLSDSHETILRSAEEATTQAHNTSHIVDFIQNISNQTKILGLNASIEAARAGEHGRGFTVVAQEVRKLADHTKQAVGQIESGLEQMRSSTEQVTTQIADNARTVETQSVATQQVMSGIEALESLATQLFDVAKTV from the coding sequence GTGTCGAATGAAACGGAAATTCTCTATTTCAGACCAGGAGAGACGATTCATGTAGGACACGTAGGATACGTTCTGCAGCCTGGAGATGGTCTCTATGAAGCTGTGCATCAGAATGCTGAACAATCGGGCATCATTGCCGAAGAAGTAGTTGGTACAGCCTTTAAGACGATGACAGTCCCGATTCGAGACCACTCAGGAAAAGCAATTGGTGCCGTAGGGATGGCTACCAGTTTAGATAAGCAGAATCGCGTTTTGGGGATTGCCGAAAATCTCGTCGAATCCTTTAAGCAGATATCCGCGAGCATTGAACATGTATCGAACGAAACGGGGCGGCTCTCCGACTCACACGAGACGATTTTACGAAGCGCTGAAGAAGCTACGACCCAAGCTCATAACACATCGCACATCGTCGATTTCATCCAGAACATTTCCAACCAAACAAAAATTCTTGGGCTAAATGCGTCCATTGAGGCAGCGCGCGCGGGAGAGCATGGGCGAGGTTTCACCGTCGTAGCTCAGGAGGTTCGCAAACTGGCCGATCATACCAAACAGGCGGTGGGACAAATTGAATCCGGCTTGGAGCAAATGCGGTCCTCCACGGAACAAGTCACCACTCAAATTGCAGACAATGCAAGAACAGTCGAAACGCAATCGGTCGCTACTCAACAGGTAATGTCCGGAATAGAGGCCTTGGAATCCCTCGCTACACAACTTTTTGACGTCGCCAAGACGGTGTGA
- a CDS encoding DUF3231 family protein, with product MGILSGNPKDEPMHYGEVYGLWTFLLILKGFNSVYQLYINHAGDKDLRKFLEDLLKGIHQHSEQVTEILKENGVELPPSPPDQPKVALESIPAGARIIDPQIAANLTADVAGCLVACSQVMGCSVREDIAMRFAEVHTDFAQYGLRLLRITKAKGWLVAPPLHRNQPG from the coding sequence GTGGGCATCTTGAGTGGAAATCCAAAAGACGAGCCAATGCACTATGGTGAAGTGTACGGATTGTGGACGTTTCTGCTGATTCTCAAGGGATTTAACTCAGTATATCAACTCTATATCAATCACGCCGGAGACAAGGACTTGCGCAAATTTCTAGAGGACCTTCTCAAAGGTATTCATCAACACAGTGAACAAGTTACGGAGATTTTGAAGGAAAACGGCGTCGAACTGCCGCCATCGCCACCGGACCAACCGAAAGTGGCACTGGAGAGCATCCCGGCTGGTGCACGGATCATCGACCCTCAAATCGCCGCCAACCTAACGGCTGATGTGGCGGGGTGCTTGGTTGCGTGCAGCCAGGTCATGGGCTGCTCCGTACGTGAGGACATCGCGATGAGGTTTGCCGAGGTTCATACAGATTTCGCGCAGTACGGCCTTCGGCTGCTACGAATTACGAAAGCAAAGGGCTGGCTTGTCGCCCCACCCCTCCACCGAAACCAGCCAGGATAA